The following coding sequences are from one Capsicum annuum cultivar UCD-10X-F1 chromosome 3, UCD10Xv1.1, whole genome shotgun sequence window:
- the LOC124896704 gene encoding uncharacterized protein LOC124896704, with protein sequence MWKLKTFFYHVTNVLNVVGGSFKLRDLLHHHQAKNLKQLLESDEAHTGQGLNQECRIQRPGDSRWGSYFKTLDNFLVIFSSIVHVLVVIEIKGSTSSDRNQAEYLLTKVRTFKFVFMLHLMLKVLAMSNELSKILQKKDQDIANAVEFLNISKKRLQDMRENGWESLLNDLRVEIFCAIIDVQLQELNESFNVVSSDLLLGMGSLNPVNSLSNFDKGRIMTLAKCYPNEFDDGKLRDLSYQLDTFIIHM encoded by the exons ATGTGGAAGTTGAAGACTTTTTTTTATCATGTTactaatgtgttgaatgttgtTGGAGGGTCTTTTAAACTTCGAGATTTACTTCATCATCACCAAGCCAAAAATTTGAAGCAATTACTTGAGTCCGATGAAGCTCATACCGGACAAGGATTAAATCAAGAGTGTAGGATTCAAAGACCGGGTGATTCTCGTTGGGgatcatatttcaaaacattggataactttcttgttattttttcatCCATTGTTCATGTGCTTGTAGTGATTGAAATTAAAGGTTCTACTTCAAGTGATAGAAATCAAGCGGAATATCTTTTGACAAAGGTTAGaacattcaaatttgtttttATGCTTCACTTGATGTTGAAAGTGTTGGCCATGTCAAATGAGTTGAGcaagattttacaaaaaaaagaTCAAGATATTGCTAATGCCGTGGAGTTTCTTAACATCTCAAAGAAAAGATTGCAAGATATGAGAGAAAATGGGTGGGAATCTTTGTTGAATGAT TTGCGTGTTGAAATCTTTTGTGCGATCATTGATGTGCAACTTCAAGAGCTTAATGAGAGTTTTAATGTAGTGAGTAGTGATTTGCTTCTTGGAATGGGTAGCTTGAATCCTGTCAATTCTCTTTCTAACTTTGACAAAGGTAGAATAATGACTTTAGCAAAGTGTTAtccaaatgagtttgatgatggaAAGCTTCGAGATTTGAGTTACCAACTTGATACCTTCATAATTCATATGTGA